A portion of the Magnolia sinica isolate HGM2019 chromosome 17, MsV1, whole genome shotgun sequence genome contains these proteins:
- the LOC131231202 gene encoding agamous-like MADS-box protein MADS9 isoform X1, producing MGRGKIEIKRIENSTNRQVTYSKRRGGILKKAKEITVLCDAQVSLVIFSSTGKMSEYCSPSTELVKILERYHKSSGKKLWDAKHEHLNNEVERIKKENDSMQIKLRHLKGEDINSLHPKELIPIEEALENGLACVRSKQMQYLKRLKKNERCLEEDNKRLSYILQHQQQLAMDVNLREMDHGYHQREREYHPQMPFAFRVQPIQPNLHQNK from the exons ATGGGGCGTGGTAAGATAGAGATAAAAAGGATAGAGAACTCCACAAACCGACAGGTGACATATTCAAAGAGAAGGGGAGGTATACTGAAGAAAGCAAAGGAGATCACCGTTTTGTGTGACGCGCAGGTCTCCCTCGTCATCTTCTCTAGCACTGGGAAGATGTCCGAGTATTGTAGTCCCTCCACcga GCTGGTGAAGATTTTGGAACGCTACCACAAGAGTTCAGGAAAGAAGCTCTGGGATGCTAAGCATGAg CATCTTAACAATGAGGTTGAAAGGATTAAGAAAGAGAATGATAGCATGCAGATCAAGCTCAG GCATTTGAAGGGTGAGGATATCAACTCATTGCATCCGAAGGAACTCATCCCTATAGAGGAAGCCCTCGAAAACGGTCTTGCCTGTGTTCGCTCCAAGCAG ATGCAGTACTTAAAGAGGCTGAAGAAGAAT GAAAGGTGTCTGGAAGAGGATAACAAGCGCTTGAGTTATATCCTG cAGCATCAGCAACAACTGGCGATGGACGTAAATCTAAGAGAAATGGACCACGGGTatcatcagagagagagagaatatcaTCCCCAGATGCCTTTCGCATTCCGCGTGCAACCCATCCAGCCCAATCTACATCAGAATAAGTAA
- the LOC131231202 gene encoding agamous-like MADS-box protein MADS9 isoform X2 — translation MGRGKIEIKRIENSTNRQVTYSKRRGGILKKAKEITVLCDAQVSLVIFSSTGKMSEYCSPSTELVKILERYHKSSGKKLWDAKHEHLNNEVERIKKENDSMQIKLRHLKGEDINSLHPKELIPIEEALENGLACVRSKQMQYLKRLKKNERCLEEDNKRLSYILHQQQLAMDVNLREMDHGYHQREREYHPQMPFAFRVQPIQPNLHQNK, via the exons ATGGGGCGTGGTAAGATAGAGATAAAAAGGATAGAGAACTCCACAAACCGACAGGTGACATATTCAAAGAGAAGGGGAGGTATACTGAAGAAAGCAAAGGAGATCACCGTTTTGTGTGACGCGCAGGTCTCCCTCGTCATCTTCTCTAGCACTGGGAAGATGTCCGAGTATTGTAGTCCCTCCACcga GCTGGTGAAGATTTTGGAACGCTACCACAAGAGTTCAGGAAAGAAGCTCTGGGATGCTAAGCATGAg CATCTTAACAATGAGGTTGAAAGGATTAAGAAAGAGAATGATAGCATGCAGATCAAGCTCAG GCATTTGAAGGGTGAGGATATCAACTCATTGCATCCGAAGGAACTCATCCCTATAGAGGAAGCCCTCGAAAACGGTCTTGCCTGTGTTCGCTCCAAGCAG ATGCAGTACTTAAAGAGGCTGAAGAAGAAT GAAAGGTGTCTGGAAGAGGATAACAAGCGCTTGAGTTATATCCTG CATCAGCAACAACTGGCGATGGACGTAAATCTAAGAGAAATGGACCACGGGTatcatcagagagagagagaatatcaTCCCCAGATGCCTTTCGCATTCCGCGTGCAACCCATCCAGCCCAATCTACATCAGAATAAGTAA